A single genomic interval of Oryza sativa Japonica Group chromosome 7, ASM3414082v1 harbors:
- the LOC4344252 gene encoding uncharacterized protein: MFQSFSVSPILSLKLAFAVAFAVSFSVSCCAAPPSPRAVAADLLAVLAGPGAAARVPPAAESARLRACLRFLSPVLPLPAAAAISEGRAARKVLVERGGADEADGMVMWPPAPVMELARLAVDSGGDPGAIHRALDPTMLPVPDVQRAKRNKCQLTRTPYGRRFANKDINSYLAFLFELIAARGPSVGLNVSLSRYDFFHGHLFLASGTGRLGILFHAKEYPAFDKELFPYSLGFCQAGSNVVYDDSMNLRNILWLAPLPSNETKAWLSPGVLVVLDAHPDGIIYQDMIRDYVRDVRTIYEDDFGEVSVDVNYLNVANSAPANRVFIC; the protein is encoded by the exons ATGTTTCAGTCATTTTCTGTGTCTCCCATCCTCTCGCTGAAgctggccttcgccgtcgccttcgccgtCTCCTTCTCCGTCTCCTgctgcgccgcgcctccctcgccgcggGCCGTAgccgccgacctcctcgccgtgctcgccggcccgggcgccgcggcgcgcgtgccgccggccgcggaGTCGGCGCGCCTGCGCGCCTGCCTCCGGTTCCTCTCCCCggtcctccccctccccgccgccgcagcgatCTCCGAGGGGAGGGCCGCCAGGAAGGTTCTtgtggagcgcggcggcgcggacgaggCGGATGGGATGGTGatgtggccgccggcgccggtcaTGGAGCTCGCGCGCCTCGCCGTCGACTCCGGCGGCGACCCCGGTGCCATCCACCGCGCGCTCGACCCCACCATGCTCCCG GTGCCTGATGTTCAGAGGGCGAAGAGGAACAAATGCCAACTCACAAGAACACCATATGGGAGGCGTTTCGCTAACAAG GACATCAATTCATACCTGGCGTTTTTGTTCGAATTGATTGCGGCACGAGGACCATCAGTGGGGTTAAATGTATCACTTAGTCGATACGATTTCTTCCACGGACACCTCTTCCTTGCTTCTGGGACAGGAAGGCTTGGAATTCT ATTCCATGCTAAAGAATATCCAGCATTTGATAAGGAATTGTTCCCTTACAGTTTGGGATTTTGTCAGGCAG GATCTAATGTAGTGTACGATGATTCTATGAATTTACGCAACATCCTTTGGTTAGCACCATTGCCATCTAATGAAACAAAAGCTTGGCTATCACCAG GTGTTTTAGTTGTCCTGGATGCACATCCTGATGGGATTATCTATCAGGATATGATACGTGATTATGTTCGGGATGTACGGACAATATATGAAG ATGATTTTGGAGAGGTTTCCGTTGATGTCAACTATCTGAATGTTGCCAACTCCGCTCCTGCGAATAGAGTTTTCATTTGCTGA
- the LOC107277105 gene encoding protein LURP-one-related 3, translated as MLYHQTNHRLPPQIIIFQTYNSAEVIKFMARVYSSFPPPPPSPPPPSTTSEQRKVFTLWMKSLVLNGRGCTVYDSTGGIVYRVDNYGSSCSDNVYLMDLRGKIVLNILKKKLAFGKWEGYKWSSGERQRDAAAGAGAGGAWFTVTRPCSSILFQRRRRPSSTCEFRSGGGGGDDGGRAMRYKMDDCSGGGGGGGKQQAWCRIVDGATGAVVAEVKGKTTAGGVALGDDVLTLTVEPNVDHALIMGMVLVYGLMNHTM; from the exons ATGCTATATCACCAAACTaaccatcgtcttcctcctcaaaTCATCATCTTCCAAACATACAATTCGGCAGAGGTAATTAAATTCATGGCAAGGGTCTACTCCTCTtttcctccgccaccgccgtcgccgccgccgccgtcgacgacgagcgAGCAGAGGAAGGTGTTCACGCTGTGGATGAAGTCGCTGGTGCTCAACGGCCGCGGCTGCACCGTCTACGACTCCACCGGCGGCATCGTCTACCGCGTCGACAACTACGGCTCCAGCTGCAGCGACAATGTCTACCTCATGGACCTCCGCGGCAAGATCGTCCTGAACATACTCAAGAAG AAGCTTGCATTCGGCAAGTGGGAAGGGTACAAATGGAGCAGCGGCGAGAGGCAACGAGACGCTGCCGCCGGTGCAGGAGCAGGAGGGGCGTGGTTCACGGTGACGCGGCCGTGCAGCAGCATCCTGTTCCAGCGGaggcgccggccgtcgtcgacgtGCGAgttccggagcggcggcggcggcggcgacgacggcgggcgcgCCATGCGGTACAAGATGGACgactgcagcggcggcggcggcggcggaggtaaGCAGCAGGCGTGGTGCAGGATCGTCGAcggcgccaccggcgccgtggtggcggaggtgaaggggaagacgacggcgggcggcgtggcgcTGGGAGACGACGTGCTGACGCTGACGGTGGAGCCCAACGTCGACCACGCGCTCATCATGGGGATGGTGCTCGTCTACGGCCTCATGAACCACACCATGTGA
- the LOC4344251 gene encoding UDP-glucosyltransferase 29 yields MAQAERERLRVLMFPWLAHGHINPYLELATRLTTTSSSQIDVVVHLVSTPVNLAAVAHRRTDRISLVELHLPELPGLPPALHTTKHLPPRLMPALKRACDLAAPAFGALLDELSPDVVLYDFIQPWAPLEAAARGVPAVHFSTCSAAATAFFLHFLDGGGGGGGRGAFPFEAISLGGAEEDARYTMLTCRDDGTALLPKGERLPLSFARSSEFVAVKTCVEIESKYMDYLSKLVGKEIIPCGPLLVDSGDVSAGSEADGVMRWLDGQEPGSVVLVSFGSEYFMTEKQLAEMARGLELSGAAFVWVVRFPQQSPDGDEDDHGAAAARAMPPGFAPARGLVVEGWAPQRRVLSHRSCGAFLTHCGWSSVMESMSAGVPMVALPLHIDQPVGANLAAELGVAARVRQERFGEFEAEEVARAVRAVMRGGEALRRRATELREVVARRDAECDEQIGALLHRMARLCGKGTGRAAQLGH; encoded by the coding sequence ATGGCGCAGGCGGAGCGCGAGCGCCTTCGCGTGCTCATGTTCCCGTGGCTCGCGCATGGCCACATCAACCCTTACCTCGAGCTGGCCACCCGcctcaccaccacctcctcctcccagaTCGACGTCGTCGTCCACCTCGTCTCCACGCCCgtcaacctcgccgccgtcgcgcaccGCCGGACCGACCGGATCAGCCTCGTCGAGCTCCACCTCCCAGAGCTCCCCGGCCTGCCCCCGGCGCTGCACACCACCAAGCACCTCCCGCCGCGGCTCATGCCGGCCCTCAAGCGCGCCTGCGACCTCGCCGCGCCGGCGTTCGGCGCGCTCCTCGACGAGCTGTCCCCGGACGTCGTGCTCTACGACTTCATCCAGCCGTGGGCGCCGCTcgaggccgcggcgcgcggcgtccCCGCCGTCCACTTCAGCAcctgcagcgccgccgccacggcgttcTTTTTACActtcctcgacggcggcggcggcggcggcggtcgcggcgcATTCCCCTTCGAGGCCATTAGcctcggcggcgcggaggaggacgcCAGGTACACCATGCTCACCTGCCGAGACGATGGAACCGCCCTGCTCCCCAAGGGCGAGCGCCTGCCGCTGAGCTTCGCGCGCTCGTCGGAGTTCGTCGCCGTCAAGACGTGCGTGGAGATCGAGAGCAAGTACATGGACTACCTGTCCAAGCTCGTAGGCAAGGAGATCATCCCGTGCGGCCCGTTGCTCGTGGACTCCGGCGACGTCAGCGCCGGCTCCGAGGCCGACGGCGTCATGCGGTGGCTCGACGGGCAGGAGCCGGGCTCCGTGGTGCTCGTCTCCTTCGGCAGCGAGTACTTCATGACGGAGAAGCAGCTGGCCGAGATGGCGCGCGGGCTGGAGCTGAGTGGCGCCGCCTTCGTGTGGGTGGTGCGGTTCCCGCAGCAGAgccccgacggcgacgaggacgaccatggcgcggcggcggcgcgcgcgatgCCGCCCGGGTTCGCGCCGGCGCGCGGGCTGGTGGTGGAAGGGTGGGCGCCGCAGCGGCGCGTCCTGTCGCACCGCTCGTGCGGCGCGTTCCTGACGCACTGCGGGTGGAGCTCGGTGATGGAGTCGATGTCGGCGGGGGTGCCGATGGTGGCGCTGCCGCTGCACATCGACCAGCCGGTGGGCGCCAACCTCGCGGCGGAGCTGGGCGTCGCGGCGCGCGTGCGGCAGGAGCGGTTCGGCGAGTTCGAggccgaggaggtggcgcgcgcGGTCCGCGCCGTgatgcgcggcggcgaggcgctgcgccgccgcgcgaCGGAGCTACgcgaggtggtggcgcggcgcgacgcggagTGCGACGAGCAGATCGGCGCGCTGCTCCACAGGATGGCCCGCCTCTGCGGCAAAGGCACAGGCCGTGCAGCCCAACTAGGACACTAG
- the LOC4344253 gene encoding ribosome biogenesis protein NSA2 homolog, producing the protein MPQGDHIELHQKRHGRRLDYEERKRKRAAREVHKRSRDARQLLGAKGKRFAKKRYAEKAQMKKTLKMHDESTSRQKVDDVQEGALPPYLLDRDQTQRAKVLSNTIKQKRMEKAGKWEVPLPKVRPVAEEEMFKVLRTGKRKTKQWKRMVTKATFVGPGFTRKPPKYERFIRPTGLRFTKAHVTHPELKCTFNLDIISVKKNPNGQMYSTLGVLTRGTIIEVNVSELGLVTPAGKVVWGKYAQVTNNPENDGCINAVLLV; encoded by the exons atg CCGCAGGGAGATCACATAGAGCTTCACCAGAagcgccatggccggcgcctGGACTACGAGGAGCGCAAGCGCAAGCGGGCGGCGCGCGAGGTGCACAAGCGATCCAGGGATGCCCGGCAG TTGCTTGGTGCTAAGGGTAAGAGGTTCGCCAAGAAGCGGTATGCCGAGAAGGCACAGATGAAGAAGAC CCTGAAAATGCACGACGAGTCAACTTCTCGGCAGAAGGTTGATGATGTTCAAGAGGGTGCTCTTCCTCCATATCTGCTGGACCGTGATCAGACACAACGTGCCAAG GTTCTCAGCAACACAATTAAGCAAAAGAGGATGGAAAAGGCTGGCAAATGGGAGGTTCCTTTGCCAAAG GTCAGACCTGTGGCTGAAGAAGAAATGTTCAAAGTTTTACGAACTGGCAAGAGAAAAA CCAAACAGTGGAAGAGAATGGTCACTAAGGCCACCTTTGTTGGACCTGGGTTTACAAGGAAACCACCAAAGTATGAACGGTTTATTAGGCCAACTGGCCTTCGTTTCACAAAGGCCCATGTTACTCACCCTGAGCTGAAATGTACTTTCAACCTTGACATAATTTCTGTGAAGAAAAACCCAAATGGTCAAATGTACTCTACTCTTGGTGTTTTGACAAGGGGAACTATCATTGAG GTGAACGTTAGTGAACTTGGTCTGGTAACCCCTGCTGGAAAAGTTGTTTGGG GTAAATATGCACAAGTTACAAACAACCCAGAGAATGATGGCTGTATCAATGCTGTCTTACTCGTGTAA
- the LOC4344254 gene encoding probable E3 ubiquitin-protein ligase BAH1-like 2 — protein MKFAKKYEKYMKGMDEELPGVGLKRLKKLLKKCRSDLQSHENDGSSAGRCPGHCSVCDGSFFPSLLNEMSAVIGCFNEKAKKLLELHLASGFKKYTMWFTSKGHKSHGALIQQGKDLVTYAIINAVAMRKILKKYDKIHYSKQGQEFKAQAQSLHIEILQSPWLCELMAFYMNLRRSKKNNGAMELFGDCSLVFDDDKPTISCNLFDSMRVDISLTCSICLDTVFDPVALSCGHIYCYLCSCSAASVTIVDGLKSAERKSKCPLCRQAGVFPNAVHLDELNMLLSYSCPEYWEKRIQMERVERVRLAKEHWESQCRAFLGM, from the exons ATGAAGTTTGCCAAGAAGTACGAGAAGTACATGAAGGGGATGGATGAGGAGCTCCCGGGCGTGGGGCTGAAGCGGCTCAAGAAATTGCTCAAGAAATGCCGCTCTGACCTCCAATCCCACGAGAACGACGGCTCCTCCGCCGGCCGCTGCCCCGGCCATTGCTCTG TATGTGATGGGAGTTTTTTCCCATCTCTTCTCAATGAGATGTCAGCCGTTATTGGCTGCTTCAATGAAAAGGCCAAGAAGCTTCTCGAGTTGCACCTGGCATCAGGTTTCAAGAAATATACAATGTGGTTCACCAGCAAGGGTCACAAGAGCCATGGGGCATTGATACAGCAAGGCAAAGACTTGGTTACTTATGCAATTATAAATGCCGTGGCCATGAGGAAAATTTTAAAGAAATATGACAAG ATACATTACTCGAAGCAAGGGCAGGAATTCAAAGCTCAAGCCCAGAGTCTGCATATTGAAATACTTCAATCCCCATGGCTCTGTGAGCTGATGGCTTTCTACATGAACTTGAGAAGAAGCAAGAAGAACAACGGTGCTATGGAGCTCTTTGGGGATTGTTCTCTCGTATTCGATGATGACAAACCAACAATTTCATGCAACCTCTTTGACTCTATGCGTGTCGACATTAGCTTGACATGTTCGATTTGCTTG GATACCGTGTTTGATCCAGTTGCTCTTTCCTGTGGTCACATATATTGCTACTTGTGCAGCTGTTCTGCTGCATCCGTTACGATCGTTGATGGGCTGAAGTCTGCCGAGCGCAAATCAAAGTGCCCACTGTGCCGACAG GCAGGAGTCTTTCCTAATGCTGTACACTTGGATGAGCTGAACATGCTACTAAGCTATAG TTGTCCAGAGTACTGGGAGAAGAGAATACAGATGGAGCGGGTTGAACGTGTTCGTCTGGCTAAGGAACACTGGGAGTCACAGTGCAGGGCATTCTTGGGCATGTGA